From Plasmodium brasilianum strain Bolivian I chromosome 3, whole genome shotgun sequence, the proteins below share one genomic window:
- a CDS encoding hypothetical protein (conserved Plasmodium protein) has protein sequence MSYATCPITCVNINQNQKEDLMRFEISAISNYKHYKEIEIRSRVRISILILLISVFIFITCKFRNYKIIIETLSNTPLMVCLFLFILFTIKYYYKNLFKSKRYVQNLNKALKGFNLYLDNKSLKLCVIGGLRKEE, from the exons atgtcatATGCAACATGCCCAATTACTTGTGTAAACATAAATCAAAATCAGAAAGAAG ACCTAATGAGATTTGAAATATCTGCCATCAGTAACTACAAGCATTACAAAGAAATTGAAATACGATCAAGGg TTCGCATTAGCATACTAATTCTTTTGATCTctgtctttatttttattacgtGCAAATTTAGAAACTACAAAATT atcaTTGAAACCCTCAGCAACACGCCTCTGATGGTTTGCCTCTTTCTTTTCATCTTGTTCACAATAAAGTATTACTACAAGAATTTGTTCAAGTCCAAAAG GTACGTACAAAACTTGAACAAAGCACTGAAAGGATTTAACTTATATCTCGATAACAA aagtCTAAAGCTCTGTGTCATAGGAGGTTTGCGCAAGGAGGAATAA